In Gossypium raimondii isolate GPD5lz chromosome 12, ASM2569854v1, whole genome shotgun sequence, a single window of DNA contains:
- the LOC105762933 gene encoding myb-related protein 308 encodes MGRSPCCEKAHTNKGAWTKEEDDRLIAYIRAHGEGCWRSLPKAAGLLRCGKSCRLRWINYLRPDLKRGNFTEEEDELIIKLHSLLGNKWSLIAGRLPGRTDNEIKNYWNTHIRRKLLNRGIDPATHRPLNEAGVHQDVSSTISFNGVKQEKDKMNNPNGFVETDEKKIPAVEERCPDLNLDLRISPPLYHQTQQHADPFKTGGKTLCLFCSLGVKNSRQCICSIDTAASSSGNNTNTAYDFLGLKTGFLDYRSLEMK; translated from the exons ATGGGAAGGTCTCCTTGCTGTGAGAAAGCCCATACAAACAAAGGTGCATGGaccaaagaagaagatgatCGCCTCATCGCTTACATCCGAGCCCACGGTGAAGGTTGCTGGCGTTCTCTCCCTAAGGCTGCTGGCCTTCTCCGTTGTGGCAAAAGTTGCAGGCTTCGTTGGATCAACTACTTAAGACCTGACCTCAAACGTGGCAACTTCActgaggaagaagatgaactCATTATCAAGCTCCATAGCCTTCTCGGCAACAA GTGGTCTCTTATAGCCGGGAGATTACCAGGAAGAACCGATAATGAGATAAAGAATTACTGGAACACACACATAAGGAGGAAGCTATTGAACAGAGGAATCGATCCAGCGACTCACAGGCCACTGAATGAGGCAGGTGTTCATCAGGATGTGTCATCCACAATATCCTTCAATGGTGTTAAACAAGAAAAAGACAAGATGAATAACCCCAATGGTTTTGTGGAGACAGATGAGAAGAAAATCCCAGCAGTTGAAGAAAGGTGTCCAGACTTGAATTTGGACCTCAGAATCAGCCCTCCTCTTTACCATCAAACCCAGCAGCACGCAGATCCATTCAAAACTGGAGGGAAAACCCTCTGTTTATTTTGCAGTTTGGGAGTTAAAAACAGCAGACAATGCATTTGCAGCATCGATACTGCTGCCAGCAGCAGTGGCAACAACACCAATACTGCCTATGATTTCTTGGGCTTGAAAACTGGTTTCTTGGATTACAGAAGTTTGGAAATGAAATGA